The genomic DNA AGATCAGAGGCTTTCGCACCGGCCTCATGTATGGCAGGGACAGGCTCATTTCGTACGGAAGGACCGTAAGCTACGGGATCCGGCGCTACGAATTCGACCACTACCTGCTGCAGCGAAGCGGCGCGCGGCTGATGCCGGGAGTTCCGGTACGCTCGCTGGAACAGCGGGAGGAGGGATGGGTCGTCAACGGGAACATCCGGGCCCGCATGATCGTGGGTGCGGGTGGGCATTTCTGCCCCGTTGCCCGCTTTCTCGGCGCACGTGTCGGCAATGAAGATGCGGTTGTCGCCCAGGTCGCCGAGCTGCCGCTTTCACCTGAAGAGTCAGAGGAGTCGTCACTTCTCCCGGACACTCCCGCCCTTTTTTTCTGCCGCGACATGAAAGGTTACGGATGGGCGCTTCGCAAGGGTGACCATCTGAACGTGGGGCTTGGACGGATCGATTCAAGGGGGCTGCCCCGGCGGATGGCCGATTTTCGCGCCTACCTGGGGAGGATGGGTATAGTACCCGCGGATGTCCAGGCCGATTTCCAGGGGCATGCCTATCTGATATACGAGAAGGAGGGGCGGCGTCGCACCGGGGACGACGTCATCCTCATCGGCGATGCCGCCGGGCTCTCCTACCCGCAGAGCGGGGAAGGAATCCTGCCCGCCGTGGAATCCGCGCTTATGGCTGCCGAGGCCATACTGGAAGCTGATGGGGACTACCGGCGCGAGAGCCTGGAGCCATATGTCGAAAAACTCGCCCAGCGGTTCGGCAACCCTGCTGCCGATGCTTCCTCTGCCGTGCCGTCTGCTGTCAGACGCTTCCTCGGTGCAAGGCTTCTATCCAGCCGCTTCTTTACCCGCAACGTGGTACTGGACCGCTGGTTTCTCCACCCCCATCAGCAGCCCCTAAATTTCTGAATGCGCGTTCCCGCTTCCGGTTTCAACGCAGAGGCTGATCGGTGTGCGCTCCTGCCGAAAAATCCATCACCCTGTCCACCTCGACCACCATTCGGACAAGTATCTGCGGCGTTCCCGGCATCTCCGCCCCGGGAGCGAAGCCGTTCATGACCGCTTCGTCGATGGATCGGCGCACCACCCCCGTCAGTTGATACCCCCGACCGCCGTCGGGGTCCGTGACCGCTACTGCGACCCTGGGGTTCAGGGCAACGTTGCGCAGGGTGGTCGTGCAGAACCAGTTCTCGAAAAGCAGCGTCCTTTCGTCCTGCACCTTCAGGTCCACACCCGCCGCCAGGTGTGGCGCGCCCGCCTCGTCAGTGGAAGCAACGAACGCCACTCTGGCATTCTCTATATATTTCCTGATCTCATCGCTGATGACCACGTTTCCTCCCTTCCCGAATACTCACGGGTGCTTCATCTGATCGGTGATGTTCTGCTTGAAGTGTAACGGGAGGCGGGTGAAGGTCAAACGAAGGGGGAGGTGGAGGCTCAGTTGCCAATCAGGTCCGCAAAGCGCCTGAAAAGCTCGTCGTTGAAAGTGCGTCCGGCTTCGTCCTTCATGATCCGGAGAGCCTCTTCGTGAGATGACGCCTTGCGGTAGGGGCGATTGGAGGTGAGGGCGCAGTATATGTCGCAGATTGCGGCAACCTGGGCCGAACGCGGGATCGCGTTGGCGCGGAGCATGCCCGGATAGCCGCTGCCGTCCCAATGCTCGTGGTGATGCTTGACCACCGTCAGGGCGACCTCGCTGTCAACGCCCACTTTCTGCAGGAACTCATGTCCCAGGACCGGATGCTTCTTGACGGTATTGTACTCGACATCGCTCAGTGCGTCGGGCTTGTCGAGTATGTCGGCGCACAGGAACATCATGCCGATGTCGTGGAGGATGCCGCCGACGCCGATATCGATCATCTCGTCATGCTCGATGGAGAAATGCCGGTCGTGGAAAAGCATGGTCAGGGCTGCGACCTTGACGGAATGTTCCAGTATGTACCGGGGCTCCGATGCAAGCTCTTTCATCAGCCCGAAAATACCGGCGTTGCCGGTGACATGTGCCATGAGGTGACGTATCAGCCTGCGGCACCGGATAAGCTTGTCGTCCACCCCGGTCCGCTTTTCCATCATCTCCGCGATGTACTCCGTGGAAATCTGGCAAAGGATCACGTTCTTCGCCCCCTCGGTGATTTCATCGCTGGCGAGGAACCGGGCGAGGTTTTCCTCCAGGTAGGTTATGAGGTCGCGGAAGTCTTCCGTGTGTACGAACATGCACTTCGTGCCCCCACGGGCAAGGCGCTGGTGATCCTCCGGCGTAAAAGGGCGCTCCGAGTTTTTATAGAGTATGTAGTTGCCGCCGGAGCCTTTGGTGAAAAGCGCCACCGGGGGGAAAGCTTCAGGAATGATGCAGTTGACGATAACGGGCTTGTAAGCGTACTCCTCCATCCAGTTGGACTCCCTTCTCCGGTTACCTGCCTTTAATCCATATCGGCAGCTTGTCCGATCACTTCATCAGGGAATACCCTACGCAGAAGCCTCGGGGAACAGGTCAGGCTTCACCGCATTCGCAGCTTTCTCTTAGATATGACAATCATCAAGATCTGACCCCGCAGTTTTCTTGGCCTCCCTTTCCTCGTCTCGTCAAGCTTCACCGGGGTTTAGATGCAAATGTACTGTTGACGAGGGTTCATGATCCGACTATATTCCGAGGACCAAAAACAGCGGTGTGAGGGGGAAGGCGGGCCTTCTCATTCATCACTCGCGTCACTTGATTCTTTAAAACCGGAGGCAATGAAATGAATGTAAACATCATCAGCAAATCGAACGTCAAAGGCGAGGTACTGGATCTTCTCGCCAAGGAGTTGCCGGCGATTCTTTCGGGAGTTCTGGAGATAGCGGGAGGCAAACTTGCGGTTCTTAAACCGGAGCAGGTTTCCATAGCATTCTCCGAGGCAAGCCCCCGCGATGTAGGCCAGGACATACGGATCCTGGTGCTTGCCCGCATCAACGAGCACAGGGTAAGGGCCAAGAATGTTCATGCGGGAGAGATTCTTGAAAAAGTCGTTGCTCTGATCTCCGGCTCTGGCGTTGAATACTCGGTCAATGTGCGCCTCTACTTCACTGAGATCGGCATGGCGCAGCATTTGCCGGGGGCGGAATAGGCGAATGCAGCCTGGAAAGTCGTGACCGTGGCTGAAGAGATAATAAGGGTTGATACTGAGGAGGAGCAGGGGAAGCCTCCGGCAGAGGTGGGGATCGAGATCCCCCTGGAGAGGATAAACCCCGACACGCTGCGGAACATGCTGGCCGAGTTCGTCACCAGGGAGTGGGTGGATGAGGAGTGCTCCCTGGAGACGAGGATTCAACAGGTTCTGCGCCAGCTCCGGGAGCGCAAGGCGAAGATTGTTTATGATCTGGGGACGGAGAGCTGGAATATTGTCGAGTGCCGGTAAGAGCCTTGCCTCAGTTGCCGTTACCCCCGTTGCTGTTAGAAAGGGTTTCGCATGAAGCTTACAGGAGCACCCAAGCAGGTTGAGTGGGCGGAGAAGGTGAGGAAGGATCGGCTTAAGGTCTGGCATGAGACTTCGCCGGAAGTCTTCAAGGCTATTGAACCGATCCTGGCGCTGGAGACACGCGCGGAATGGTGGATTGCGCACAAGGACAAGGGGCTCGAAGTTGTGTGCAATCAGCTGCTTTCGGGGAAGGGGCAGGGGGCGGGGCAGGGGAAGAGAATTAAGTAAAGGTGTCACCCGAACTCTGTCCTACGACCTGGAGACGGAGACGTGGAATATTGTTGAGTGTCGATGATGTCATGTAGGCTGTACGCTAAAAAGAAATTGGAGCTAGTGTGGCACTGAAAAAATCTGAGCTGTATTCTTCCCTGTGGGCCAGTTGCGATGAGTTGCGCGGCGGCATGGATGCCAGCCAATATAAAGACTATGTCCTTGTCCTTCTCTTTATCAAGTACGTGAGTGACAAGTATGCAGGTGTACCTTACGCTCCGATTAAGATCCCCGACGGTGCGAGTTTCAAGGATATGGTCGCCCTTAAGGGGACCAGTGACATCGGGGACCAGATCAACAAAAAGATCATTGCTCCGCTGGCCAACGCAAACAAGCTGTCCGACATGCCCGATTTTAACGACGGCACCAAGCTTGGCAGCGGCAAGGAGATGGTTGACCGCCTCACCAACCTGATTGCTATCTTTGAGAGTCCCGCTCTGGACTTCTCGAAGAACCGTGCGGACGGCGATGACATCCTTGGCGATGCCTATGAGTACCTCATGCGGCATTTCGCCACTGAGAGCGGGAAGAGCAAGGGCCAGTTCTACACGCCTGCCGAGGTCAGCCGGATCATGGCGCAGATCCTGGGGATACGGGAGGCGAAGACTACAAGCGCCACCACCGTGTACGACCCCACCTGCGGCTCTGGTTCCCTCCTTCTGAAAGTTGCGGACGAGGCCCGGTCTGCCGTCACTCTTTACGGGCAGGAAAAGGATGCCACCACCGCCGGTCTTGCCCGCATGAACATGATCCTGCACAACAACCCGACTGCCCTCATCGTTCAGGGGAACACCCTTGCCGACCCTAGGTTCAACGACGGTGGTGCACTCAAGACCTTCGACTACGTCGTCGCCAATCCCCCTTTTTCCGACAAGCGTTGGAGCAACGGCATCGACCCGCTCTACGACCCTTACGAGCGCTTCAAGCACTTGGGCGTGCCTCCTGGAAAGCAGGGGGATTACGCGTATCTCCTCCACATCGTCCGCTCCCTGAAGAGCGCCGGCAAAGGGGCCTGCATTCTGCCGCACGGGGTGCTCTTTCGGGGGAACTCCGAGGCGGAAATACGCCGCAACCTGATCCGCAAGGGTTACATCAAGGGGATCATCGGCCTTCCTGCAAACCTCTTCTACGGCACCGGCATCCCGGCCTGCATCATCGTCATCGACAAGGAAGACGCCCATAGCCGCAAGGGGATCTTCATGATCGATGCCAGCAGCGGCTACATGAAGGACGGTCCCAAGAACCGCCTGCGGGACCGGGATATACACAAGATCGTGGACGTGTTCAATAGACGCTCCGAGATACCGAAGTACGCCAGGATGGTGAGTTTCGACGAGATCGAGAAGAACGACTTCAACCTCAACCTGCCGCGCTACATCGACAGCCAGCAGGCCGAGGATCTCCAGGATATCGAGGGGCATCTGAAGGGGGGCATTCCGAAGGCCGATGTTGATGCGCTAGAAGCATACTGGGAGGTCTGCCCCCAACTCCGACAGACATTGTTCAGCAACAACCGTCCAGGGTACTTTGATCTGGCGGTGGAAAAAGCGGCCATCAAGCCGGCCATCTACGGTCATCCGGAGTTTGCAGCATTCATCGACCACATGAATGCCCTCTTTGCCGAATGGCGGGACCGCAGCGCCATGTCTTTACGGGAGCTGCAGGCGGGCTGCCATCCGAAGGAAGTCATCGCAGGCCTTTCCGAAGAGCTCCTTGCCCATTACGACCGAGCGCCACTCATCGATCCGTACGCTGTCTACCAGCATCTGATGGACTACTGGGCGGAGACGATGCAGGACGATTGCTATCTTATTGCCGCTGACGGCTGGAAGGCGGAGACCTACCGGGTGGTCGAGACGAAAAAGGGGAAGGACGGCAAGCCGGGCAAGCAGGTGGATAAAGGATGGGCCTGCGACCTCGTGCCAAAGGAACTCATCGTCGCCCGGTATTTCCGGAAAGAGCAGGAGGAAATCGACCGGTTGGCGGCAGAGGTTGAGACGATTTCGGCCACGATGACGGAACTGGAAGAGGAGCATGGTGGTGAAGAGGGAGCATTTTCGGAACTGGAGAAGGTGAACAAGGCCAATGTCGCGGCCCGGCTGAAAGAGGTCAAGGGGGACAAAGAGGCGAAGGACGAGGCGGCTGCGCTGGGAGCGTGGCTGAAGCTGGCGAACGAAGAGGCGAACCTGAAGAAGCGGGTAAAGGAAGCCGAGGCGGCGCTGGATGCAAAGGCATGTGCGAAATATCCCAAACTCACCGAAGATGAGGTAAAGGCACTGGTAGTTGATGATAAGTGGTATGCAGCCCTTGATGCCGCAATACATGGTGAGATGGACCGGGTAAGCCAGGCGCTTGCGGGGCGGGTGAAGGAACTGGCTGAGCGGTATGAAATGCCGGTGCCACGAATGGTTGAGCGCATCACAGACCTTGAGGCGAAGGTCAATGCACACCTTGAGAGGATGGGGTTTGCATGGAATTGAAGCCGGGCTACAAGCAGACAGAGATTGGGGTGATTCCGAAGGACTGGGATGTTTTGCCTTTACAAGATGCCTGTCGAGTTCCTATCACCTATGGCATCGTGCAATGTGGACCACACATTCCGAATGGTGTGCCATATATACGTGTGTCGGATATGGATCGAAGCCAA from Geobacter sp. DSM 9736 includes the following:
- a CDS encoding NAD(P)/FAD-dependent oxidoreductase, with translation MDTCDVLIIGGGPAGSTCAWKLRSAGLDVLLMDRAQFPRHKPCAGWITPAVLDALEVDPVEYSEEHVLQEIRGFRTGLMYGRDRLISYGRTVSYGIRRYEFDHYLLQRSGARLMPGVPVRSLEQREEGWVVNGNIRARMIVGAGGHFCPVARFLGARVGNEDAVVAQVAELPLSPEESEESSLLPDTPALFFCRDMKGYGWALRKGDHLNVGLGRIDSRGLPRRMADFRAYLGRMGIVPADVQADFQGHAYLIYEKEGRRRTGDDVILIGDAAGLSYPQSGEGILPAVESALMAAEAILEADGDYRRESLEPYVEKLAQRFGNPAADASSAVPSAVRRFLGARLLSSRFFTRNVVLDRWFLHPHQQPLNF
- a CDS encoding pyridoxamine 5'-phosphate oxidase family protein, coding for MVISDEIRKYIENARVAFVASTDEAGAPHLAAGVDLKVQDERTLLFENWFCTTTLRNVALNPRVAVAVTDPDGGRGYQLTGVVRRSIDEAVMNGFAPGAEMPGTPQILVRMVVEVDRVMDFSAGAHTDQPLR
- a CDS encoding HD-GYP domain-containing protein gives rise to the protein MEEYAYKPVIVNCIIPEAFPPVALFTKGSGGNYILYKNSERPFTPEDHQRLARGGTKCMFVHTEDFRDLITYLEENLARFLASDEITEGAKNVILCQISTEYIAEMMEKRTGVDDKLIRCRRLIRHLMAHVTGNAGIFGLMKELASEPRYILEHSVKVAALTMLFHDRHFSIEHDEMIDIGVGGILHDIGMMFLCADILDKPDALSDVEYNTVKKHPVLGHEFLQKVGVDSEVALTVVKHHHEHWDGSGYPGMLRANAIPRSAQVAAICDIYCALTSNRPYRKASSHEEALRIMKDEAGRTFNDELFRRFADLIGN
- a CDS encoding YheU family protein; this encodes MAEEIIRVDTEEEQGKPPAEVGIEIPLERINPDTLRNMLAEFVTREWVDEECSLETRIQQVLRQLRERKAKIVYDLGTESWNIVECR
- a CDS encoding type I restriction-modification system subunit M; translation: MALKKSELYSSLWASCDELRGGMDASQYKDYVLVLLFIKYVSDKYAGVPYAPIKIPDGASFKDMVALKGTSDIGDQINKKIIAPLANANKLSDMPDFNDGTKLGSGKEMVDRLTNLIAIFESPALDFSKNRADGDDILGDAYEYLMRHFATESGKSKGQFYTPAEVSRIMAQILGIREAKTTSATTVYDPTCGSGSLLLKVADEARSAVTLYGQEKDATTAGLARMNMILHNNPTALIVQGNTLADPRFNDGGALKTFDYVVANPPFSDKRWSNGIDPLYDPYERFKHLGVPPGKQGDYAYLLHIVRSLKSAGKGACILPHGVLFRGNSEAEIRRNLIRKGYIKGIIGLPANLFYGTGIPACIIVIDKEDAHSRKGIFMIDASSGYMKDGPKNRLRDRDIHKIVDVFNRRSEIPKYARMVSFDEIEKNDFNLNLPRYIDSQQAEDLQDIEGHLKGGIPKADVDALEAYWEVCPQLRQTLFSNNRPGYFDLAVEKAAIKPAIYGHPEFAAFIDHMNALFAEWRDRSAMSLRELQAGCHPKEVIAGLSEELLAHYDRAPLIDPYAVYQHLMDYWAETMQDDCYLIAADGWKAETYRVVETKKGKDGKPGKQVDKGWACDLVPKELIVARYFRKEQEEIDRLAAEVETISATMTELEEEHGGEEGAFSELEKVNKANVAARLKEVKGDKEAKDEAAALGAWLKLANEEANLKKRVKEAEAALDAKACAKYPKLTEDEVKALVVDDKWYAALDAAIHGEMDRVSQALAGRVKELAERYEMPVPRMVERITDLEAKVNAHLERMGFAWN